A region of the Mytilus trossulus isolate FHL-02 chromosome 11, PNRI_Mtr1.1.1.hap1, whole genome shotgun sequence genome:
ATAAAAGGTGGCTCATTTGACAGTTTTTGCTGTTCTGCATTACATTGAAGAAGTTCGAAGCCTTAATTATAACATGCAGTTCAACTTTTAAAGATAATACTATTGTCACAGACTAATGTCTTATAAACACATGAAGAATATATTTTGGTAGATTTATACTACTTTCTGATTTTTTAGTTAAATGGGACAATGCAGTGTCCTTATTATGACTGTTATACAAGAAAGAggttataaaaccaggtttagtcCACCATCttcttcataagaaaatgcctgtaccaaatcaggaatatgacagtttgttatccattcgtttgatgtgtttggggTTTGAATTTCGCCATTTGACAagggaatttccgttttgaattttaggcggagttcagtatttttgtgattttacttcttattATACCTCCTCCCTTAGAAACCcagttttacattttgaatgatTATGTATTAACTGATAGTcagcatattattttatatatcaaacagTAATATGGAACTTGGAATTCATTTCATACGAAATAAACCCAGAGATTAAATGTATTTACATATAACTTTCTTACAGGCATTATGAATGGAAACTCCACAAACCGAGACAATAATGACGATGGTAATATATTTGGAATGAGGAAAATCTCATATTGGGAAATATACGGTGTGAAACGTTTTCCGTATCGTGGAAGGCGTAATTTTACACCATTACTTTACCCATCTTTTGATGGAGGGATGAAAATCTCAAACGACGTTTTCGGACTGACAATCAGACAGTTTGAACGAACGTATAAAGCTTGTTTAGAGAGAAGGAATACACATGAACAGTGGATTATTAATCTTAGATATCCTGATAAATCTTCAAATGAATACCTGGATTACTTACTGAACTGTACAGACTGTAATAAAGGTATCTAGtgtgtaatataaaaaaagaagatgtggtatgactgccaatgagaaaactatccacaaaagaccaaaatgacacaaacattaacaactaaaggtcaccgtacggccttcagcaatgaacaattaaagcccaaaccgcatagtcagctataaaaggtcccgataagacaatgtaaaacaattcaaacaagaaaactaacgggcttatttatgtaaaaaaatgaacgaaaaacaaatatggaacacgtaaacaaacgacaaccactgaattacaggctcctgacttgggaccgacacataaataaaaatatgtggcggggttaaacatgttctttAAATCAAGTGCATGACATGACGGTGTCTATAACTAGTCTATAGTttgaatacaaatgaaaaaatgatatAACGAGGTGGAAACAtatcataattcaaatatttaaccaCGAAATAAAGACTAATAAAGAACAACAAGGCAAAAAAGGAATCCACAAACAGACAAAACCATGAGAAACGAAAGGAtagaatctaaaaaaaacaccaaatagTTCAAAACGTTCGCTTCAAGACACGCGTGAAAATGATTTGGTTAATACCGTACAGgggggttattttcgcggggtgtaactCTTCGCTTATATTCGCGAATAGAACACAATCGCTCAAATAAaatccgccaatttaaaagtgcacatgttaaaaggtattgataaaagttttaaatccgtcaaaatatttagtttaccttattcaatgaaaatcacgaaattttaCAACTGCTGCAATAACCCGCTATACAATACTAAATTATGAAAATAGTGTAAGGTTCGTATAAGGTTTTTGAAATGTATACGTCGGTCGTACTATTAGTATAGTACGTGCGATGAAAACAATCTGTATTTAGGTTTCAGTAAAATACTAATTTGTCATGAATAACATATAAACTAATTGCGTCTAAattggattttaaaaaaaaagcgcTTACACCCTAGATTATCAAGCAAACATACATAGCTTAGTCTGAATATGGTTACAAATCAAAAACActgtgtttttatatcatttataattattaagCATTAAGTATTGTTCCATTGATTGTTAATTTGTATACCTGTCGCCAAATATACTACGATAGACGTATAATGTGTCTACATACTACTGTGGAGTCATTAATATTCGTTCGATACCAATTTTCGCGTGGATTTCGTGGATACCGaagaaccacgaatttaaatgttcaacgaattgtaaattttcttaAGGAATGTATGGACACTTTACaaaaaccacgaatttaaatatccacgaatatgcaagttttcctcaaaccacgaaaattagtacccacgaaaataaatgaatccacagtactcaATATTACCGATCGAATCACAACGATTGCATGTGATAAATATCGTGGAGATAACTCTCTTCGTTCGTATGACGTTATACGGTTTTATgattgataaagaaaaaaatttcaCTTTTTACAGATCACTTGCTTTGGCTCGAATCAAAACCGAGGGAGAAATACTTATATGAACACCTCGTAGAAAGAGTTGGTACTGAAATCGATATAAGAACAAGACAACGATTCTTTATAGTCAGTGATGATATCGAAAATGAATTTTCGCctcatcaaataaaaatatcaagtgGAAGTAAGGCAGAAGGACTGGATTTACCCGGAAGTGACATAGATATTATGTGCATAAACAAAATGGAAGAAGCAGACATAGTACAGAATGTAAGGAGTATCAAACACCCAATACATCATACTACCTTTGTTATGGAGACTGATAATGATAATCCTGGATTCACTAGACTCCGTTTGGTAGCCGACAAGAAAGAGGGATCCTTTTTTGTACCTTCTGCTGGTAATAGGTTGTACCTAAGAGTTAATCATTTTGTTGAAAGGAATAAGCAATCGATTCCGACAATGACTGTCTTTGCACACGGTCCATGTTTATCAGATAAAGATCAGACAATAGATTATGCATTCTGCATACGAAGTAAATATCTACCTCAGAACGCAATTCCATGGGCATACCGTCATCGACGTCAATGGCCCCCTAATATCGTTATTGACAGGATAATAGATTACGGATGTTTGGTGGTACCTATAGGACCTAAGAACAGATCAGAAGATGACTTTTTATGGAGATTGTCTTTCTCTGTAGCAGAAAAAATGCTTGTACATTCGTTTAACTTCACTCAACTGCTATGTTACGGTCTACTCAAATTAACATTAAAGCATGTCGTTAATAGAAACGATAATGTTAAAGAGTTACTGTGTTCCTACTTTCTAAAGACGGCTTTATTCTGGGTTTCGGAGGAGCAGGATATCGACACATTTCAATTATcgaaattgtatttttgtttttctctctgtCTTGATAAATTAATATCATGGGTAAACATATGCTACTGTCCGAACTATTTTATACCTGAACATAATATGTTCCTACAAAAGATCAATAAAAGTAACAATAAGATACTTCTATGTGTACTTGAGAGTATAAAGTGTGGAGGGATTGATGGATTAATAGCGAATTTATTTCAGCTTGATAATGCAAATCATCGCATATCACGAACAAATAGTGAATCTTCGTCCGTTAAGATAGAATTTCTATTTTACAAGCTTGGTGGATCGATATCGGCACCAACAGAAATTCCGAGTTGTTTGAAAGGTCTTGTATTAATTGAATCTTTCATAAAGTCTGAAACTTGTACGTTTATTATTGATGTGTGTAAATATTATTATGCTGAAATCAGTCAATATATAGCACAACTTCTACCATCGCCGAATACAAGAGATAGTATGCATAACATACATGAACGTTACCATAGACATTTACAAGACGGCATCAATACTGATGCTGTGTCCGGCTGGTTGTTATACGCGTCATTTTATTACGTAATAGGGCAATACAATGTTGCACTTACACTTGC
Encoded here:
- the LOC134691293 gene encoding uncharacterized protein LOC134691293, with the translated sequence MNGNSTNRDNNDDGNIFGMRKISYWEIYGVKRFPYRGRRNFTPLLYPSFDGGMKISNDVFGLTIRQFERTYKACLERRNTHEQWIINLRYPDKSSNEYLDYLLNCTDCNKDHLLWLESKPREKYLYEHLVERVGTEIDIRTRQRFFIVSDDIENEFSPHQIKISSGSKAEGLDLPGSDIDIMCINKMEEADIVQNVRSIKHPIHHTTFVMETDNDNPGFTRLRLVADKKEGSFFVPSAGNRLYLRVNHFVERNKQSIPTMTVFAHGPCLSDKDQTIDYAFCIRSKYLPQNAIPWAYRHRRQWPPNIVIDRIIDYGCLVVPIGPKNRSEDDFLWRLSFSVAEKMLVHSFNFTQLLCYGLLKLTLKHVVNRNDNVKELLCSYFLKTALFWVSEEQDIDTFQLSKLYFCFSLCLDKLISWVNICYCPNYFIPEHNMFLQKINKSNNKILLCVLESIKCGGIDGLIANLFQLDNANHRISRTNSESSSVKIEFLFYKLGGSISAPTEIPSCLKGLVLIESFIKSETCTFIIDVCKYYYAEISQYIAQLLPSPNTRDSMHNIHERYHRHLQDGINTDAVSGWLLYASFYYVIGQYNVALTLADYVLSRCTPDMERLQNHLYRETNYSEYLHSKLPLVEKMKIAIVHNVTFLQHSSLIPEELRLEVITDPCFTIQPVAFSQCLRFLCYHHLSDISNRQEALHNLYLTVKNKYFMTKVGFSESYTLLGVCCEISGNKESAYRYFDWAMQCPYHVCPTAKIRKSKLF